In Tachysurus fulvidraco isolate hzauxx_2018 chromosome 25, HZAU_PFXX_2.0, whole genome shotgun sequence, the following proteins share a genomic window:
- the ptprh gene encoding receptor-type tyrosine-protein phosphatase H isoform X1 produces the protein MRRILVLLSLCRFVWGNSTSFPTTVVTVTTTTKTTELSTPQTLSNVESVSIINRTERTLKLQWNKVDNKNYNYTLTYDSQNISISGSVDGSVVTYTVENLAAGTKYKFTLYTTSGRLQSSGFSFPAVTIPNNVKKISVKNRSETELILEWDKVNNNSNYTYTLCYNNQNISINGLEGGSAVSYTVPDLDDGTEYTFILYTVYEGVQSTGYIFKSVTTPRQVANISVKKRNETELILEWKKVNNNSNYTYTLCYNGQNVSINGSGESSTVTHKVQNLNAGTKYTFYLYTVFKEVQSTVKILITVTTPSQVAKISVKNRSETELILEWDKVNNNSNYTYTLCYNNQNVSINGSEGGSAVSYTVPDLDDGTEYTFILYTVYEGVQSTGYIFKSVTTPLSVTNVYVNSYNETSVILKWDKVDNNNIYNYTLSYNSKNISLSGSEGGSVVTYTVTDLTAGTAYIFTLYTVFNGVESRGYNITSHTIPNGVTGLHCQYSSGGYGLTLVWDPPNGGRTAVQVNMSSTSFSHTGERLKIDGLMPAQWYTFTVSAFSGSMQSVSVSITCQTDPRGVIAGVLTSLLLVILILCIGIFIRHHKSKTSSKSKLSSNEYKPIPLKNFPGHFSAMSCDENRGFIEEYEDLSTVGTDQSCKIATLPVNKDKNRFSNVQAYDSSRVKLAELPGSDSDYINANYIHGYGKKKKQYIAAQGPLPSTVNDFWRMVWEQKSSAIVMLTNCTEGGKIKCEHYWPMDNMPCLYGNLLVTIQSEQKESCWTQREFTIRNESTSEEHAVTHFHFTAWPDHGVPNRTEELIQFRWIVRKHIETFPFSGPTVVHCSAGVGRTGTLIALDLLLQQMDKEELVNIADCVHGMRLSRPLMVQTQSQYVFLHQCVMESLQPKEESIPEPIYENSEMIIPNALALQEYKASNKRV, from the exons GGAAATTCAACATCATTTCCGACAACAGTGGTAACAGTTACCACTACCACCAAAACCACAGAACTGTCCACCCCACAAA CTCTTAGTAATGTTGAGAGTGTCTCTATAATAAATCGCACTGAAAGGACACTAAAATTGCAGTGGAACAAGGTTGACAACAAGAATTACAATTACACACTAACCTACGATAGTCAGAACATCAGTATCAGTGGATCAGTTGATGGTTCTGTAGTGACATACACGGTCGAAAATCTTGCTGCTGGGACTAAATACAAatttacactctacactacttCTGGAAGATTACAGAGCTCTGGATTCAGCTTTCCTGCTGTCACTA TTCccaataatgttaaaaaaatttcTGTGAAGAATCGCAGTGAGACTGAATTAATATTGGAATGGGATAaagtaaacaacaacagcaattaCACTTACACTCTGTGCTACAATAATCAGAACATCAGCATCAATGGATTAGAAGGAGGTTCAGCAGTGTCATACACAGTACCGGATCTTGATGATGGAACAGAATACACATTCATTCTCTACACTGTATATGAAGGTGTTCAGAGCACTgggtacatttttaaaagtgtcACTA CTCCTCGTCAGGTTGCcaacatttctgtaaaaaaacgAAATGAGACTGAACTGATACTGGAatggaaaaaagtaaacaacaacagcaattaCACTTACACTCTGTGCTACAATGGTCAGAATGTCAGCATCAATGGATCGGGAGAAAGTTCTACAGTTACACACAAAGTCCAAAATCTTAATGCTGGGACGAAATACACCTTCTATCTCTACACCGTATTTAAAGAAGTTCAGAGCACTGTGAAAATTCTTATCACAGTCACTA cTCCTAGTCAGGTTGCAAAGATTTCTGTGAAGAATCGCAGTGAGACTGAATTAATATTGGAATGGGATAaagtaaacaacaacagcaattaCACTTACACTCTGTGCTACAATAATCAGAACGTCAGCATCAATGGATCAGAAGGAGGTTCAGCAGTGTCATACACAGTACCGGATCTTGATGATGGAACAGAATACACATTCATTCTCTACACTGTATATGAAGGTGTTCAGAGCACTgggtacatttttaaaagtgtcACTA ctCCCCTTAGTGTTACCAACGTTTATGTAAACAGTTACAATGAGACTTCAGTAATATTGAAATGGGATAAAGtggacaacaacaacatttacaattacacaCTGAGCTACAATAGTAAAAATATCAGTCTCAGTGGATCAGAAGGAGGTTCTGTAGTGACATACACAGTCACTGATCTTACTGCTGGGACTGCATACATCTTTACTCTCTACACTGTATTTAATGGAGTGGAAAGCAGAGGTTACAACATTACAAGTCACACTA TTCCAAATGGTGTTACTGGATTACACTGTCAGTATTCATCAGGGGGATATGGTCTAACTCTGGTTTGGGACCCTCCAAATGGTGGGAGGACAGCTGTACAGGTCAACATGAGCAGCACAAGCTTTAGTCACACAGGGGAAAGACTAAAAATTGATGGACTGATGCCTGCCCAGTGGTACACCTTTACTGTGTCTGCATTCTCTGGATCTATGCAGAGTGTCTCAGTTTCAATTACCTGTCAGACTGACCCAAGAG GAGTCATAGCAGGTGTTCTAACATCCCTTCTGCTGGTCATTCTCATCCTCTGTATTGGTATCTTTATAAGGCATCACAAGTCAAAAACATCCAG CAAATCCAAACTTTCCAGTAATGAGTACAA accTATTCCTCTGAAAAACTTTCCAGGGCACTTTAGTGCCATGAGTTGTGATGAGAACCGTGGTTTCATTGAGGAATATGAG GATTTAAGTACAGTCGGTACAGATCAGAGTTGTAAAATTGCTACACTTCCTGTAAACAAGGACAAGAATCGATTTAGCAATGTACAAGCCT ATGATTCATCTCGTGTGAAGCTTGCTGAACTTCCTGGTTCTGATTCAGACTACATTAATGCTAACTACATTCAT GGTTATGGCAAGAAAAAGAAGCAGTACATTGCTGCTCAGGGTCCCCTCCCCTCCACTGTCAATGACTTTTGGAGAATGGTGTGGGAGCAGAAGTCCTCAGCCATTGTTATGCTAACCAACTGTACTGAGGGTGGAAAG aTTAAATGTGAGCATTATTGGCCAATGGACAACATGCCCTGCCTCTATGGAAACCTGTTGGTCACTATCCAGTCAGAGCAGAAAGAGAGTTGCTGGACTCAACGAGAAtttaccatcagaaat gaaTCTACCTCAGAGGAGCATGCAGTAACACACTTTCATTTCACAGCATGGCCCGATCATGGAGTTCCTAATAGAACAGAAGAGCTGATTCAGTTCCGTTGGATAGTTAGAAAGCACATTGAGACCTTCCCTTTTAGTGGACCTACAGTGGTACACTGCAG TGCTGGAGTGGGTAGGACAGGTACTCTAATCGCCCTTGACTTATTACTGCAGCAGATGGACAAAGAGGAACTGGTTAACATTGCTGATTGTGTACATGGCATGAGGCTTAGCCGACCTCTCATGGTACAGACTCAG TCTCAGTATGTGTTCCTGCACCAGTGCGTCATGGAATCTTTGCAGCCCAAAGAGGAGTCCATTCCTGAGCCCATATATGAAAATTCTGAAATGATCATTCCTAATGCACTGGCTCTACAAGAGTATAAGGCATCCAACAAAAGGGTCTAA
- the ptprh gene encoding receptor-type tyrosine-protein phosphatase H isoform X2 — translation MRRILVLLSLCRFVWGNSTSFPTTVVTVTTTTKTTELSTPQTLSNVESVSIINRTERTLKLQWNKVDNKNYNYTLTYDSQNISISGSVDGSVVTYTVENLAAGTKYKFTLYTTSGRLQSSGFSFPAVTIPNNVKKISVKNRSETELILEWDKVNNNSNYTYTLCYNNQNISINGLEGGSAVSYTVPDLDDGTEYTFILYTVYEGVQSTGYIFKSVTTPLSVTNVYVNSYNETSVILKWDKVDNNNIYNYTLSYNSKNISLSGSEGGSVVTYTVTDLTAGTAYIFTLYTVFNGVESRGYNITSHTIPNGVTGLHCQYSSGGYGLTLVWDPPNGGRTAVQVNMSSTSFSHTGERLKIDGLMPAQWYTFTVSAFSGSMQSVSVSITCQTDPRGVIAGVLTSLLLVILILCIGIFIRHHKSKTSSKSKLSSNEYKPIPLKNFPGHFSAMSCDENRGFIEEYEDLSTVGTDQSCKIATLPVNKDKNRFSNVQAYDSSRVKLAELPGSDSDYINANYIHGYGKKKKQYIAAQGPLPSTVNDFWRMVWEQKSSAIVMLTNCTEGGKIKCEHYWPMDNMPCLYGNLLVTIQSEQKESCWTQREFTIRNESTSEEHAVTHFHFTAWPDHGVPNRTEELIQFRWIVRKHIETFPFSGPTVVHCSAGVGRTGTLIALDLLLQQMDKEELVNIADCVHGMRLSRPLMVQTQSQYVFLHQCVMESLQPKEESIPEPIYENSEMIIPNALALQEYKASNKRV, via the exons GGAAATTCAACATCATTTCCGACAACAGTGGTAACAGTTACCACTACCACCAAAACCACAGAACTGTCCACCCCACAAA CTCTTAGTAATGTTGAGAGTGTCTCTATAATAAATCGCACTGAAAGGACACTAAAATTGCAGTGGAACAAGGTTGACAACAAGAATTACAATTACACACTAACCTACGATAGTCAGAACATCAGTATCAGTGGATCAGTTGATGGTTCTGTAGTGACATACACGGTCGAAAATCTTGCTGCTGGGACTAAATACAAatttacactctacactacttCTGGAAGATTACAGAGCTCTGGATTCAGCTTTCCTGCTGTCACTA TTCccaataatgttaaaaaaatttcTGTGAAGAATCGCAGTGAGACTGAATTAATATTGGAATGGGATAaagtaaacaacaacagcaattaCACTTACACTCTGTGCTACAATAATCAGAACATCAGCATCAATGGATTAGAAGGAGGTTCAGCAGTGTCATACACAGTACCGGATCTTGATGATGGAACAGAATACACATTCATTCTCTACACTGTATATGAAGGTGTTCAGAGCACTgggtacatttttaaaagtgtcACTA ctCCCCTTAGTGTTACCAACGTTTATGTAAACAGTTACAATGAGACTTCAGTAATATTGAAATGGGATAAAGtggacaacaacaacatttacaattacacaCTGAGCTACAATAGTAAAAATATCAGTCTCAGTGGATCAGAAGGAGGTTCTGTAGTGACATACACAGTCACTGATCTTACTGCTGGGACTGCATACATCTTTACTCTCTACACTGTATTTAATGGAGTGGAAAGCAGAGGTTACAACATTACAAGTCACACTA TTCCAAATGGTGTTACTGGATTACACTGTCAGTATTCATCAGGGGGATATGGTCTAACTCTGGTTTGGGACCCTCCAAATGGTGGGAGGACAGCTGTACAGGTCAACATGAGCAGCACAAGCTTTAGTCACACAGGGGAAAGACTAAAAATTGATGGACTGATGCCTGCCCAGTGGTACACCTTTACTGTGTCTGCATTCTCTGGATCTATGCAGAGTGTCTCAGTTTCAATTACCTGTCAGACTGACCCAAGAG GAGTCATAGCAGGTGTTCTAACATCCCTTCTGCTGGTCATTCTCATCCTCTGTATTGGTATCTTTATAAGGCATCACAAGTCAAAAACATCCAG CAAATCCAAACTTTCCAGTAATGAGTACAA accTATTCCTCTGAAAAACTTTCCAGGGCACTTTAGTGCCATGAGTTGTGATGAGAACCGTGGTTTCATTGAGGAATATGAG GATTTAAGTACAGTCGGTACAGATCAGAGTTGTAAAATTGCTACACTTCCTGTAAACAAGGACAAGAATCGATTTAGCAATGTACAAGCCT ATGATTCATCTCGTGTGAAGCTTGCTGAACTTCCTGGTTCTGATTCAGACTACATTAATGCTAACTACATTCAT GGTTATGGCAAGAAAAAGAAGCAGTACATTGCTGCTCAGGGTCCCCTCCCCTCCACTGTCAATGACTTTTGGAGAATGGTGTGGGAGCAGAAGTCCTCAGCCATTGTTATGCTAACCAACTGTACTGAGGGTGGAAAG aTTAAATGTGAGCATTATTGGCCAATGGACAACATGCCCTGCCTCTATGGAAACCTGTTGGTCACTATCCAGTCAGAGCAGAAAGAGAGTTGCTGGACTCAACGAGAAtttaccatcagaaat gaaTCTACCTCAGAGGAGCATGCAGTAACACACTTTCATTTCACAGCATGGCCCGATCATGGAGTTCCTAATAGAACAGAAGAGCTGATTCAGTTCCGTTGGATAGTTAGAAAGCACATTGAGACCTTCCCTTTTAGTGGACCTACAGTGGTACACTGCAG TGCTGGAGTGGGTAGGACAGGTACTCTAATCGCCCTTGACTTATTACTGCAGCAGATGGACAAAGAGGAACTGGTTAACATTGCTGATTGTGTACATGGCATGAGGCTTAGCCGACCTCTCATGGTACAGACTCAG TCTCAGTATGTGTTCCTGCACCAGTGCGTCATGGAATCTTTGCAGCCCAAAGAGGAGTCCATTCCTGAGCCCATATATGAAAATTCTGAAATGATCATTCCTAATGCACTGGCTCTACAAGAGTATAAGGCATCCAACAAAAGGGTCTAA
- the si:dkey-197c15.6 gene encoding putative nuclease HARBI1, which yields MSYACAVWLAVQEDSYRAACSEPTPNILNSDSNSTSISNSISTDPRATEHLSNQPISRLDIFDDYFLAQCFHLTRQCVTFIVDCVKARMKKDVFRPCKDATSIESQTLAALYFYAHGFLPRKITDALGLEHERASDAVSIVSKVLEDMCPDFITFPGTYDDRMGVAQGFKYISGIPNVVGVLNWLHVHVTPSPAEESVFLNTRGYYSVMVQIISDVDGNLLSVEQCCPGGTQEQAVWESSNICQEFTRLQHGHTWVLGGKGLSKAKFVLSPVKGSRIKADAARRFNSSHSQVWKSSQHVLGCLKTRFRCLHNLGAVLVDNLKPVARIVNACCVLHNISKKFSVPLPNKLEHLHPYPETRQEEEENFVDPEEAIEDMIEMCFGNSRNKEEQERKNTEDIEKRHKQNGHNSHKNIS from the exons ATGTCTTACGCATGTGCAGTGTGGCTCGCTGTTCAGGAAGATTCATACAGAGCTGCGTGTAGTGAACCGACTCCTAACATTCTGAACAGCGACAGTAACAGCACCAGCATCAGTAACAGCATCAGCACGGATCCCCGCGCCACAGAACATCTCAGCAACCAGCCAATAAGTCGCCTGGACATTTTTGATGACTACTTTTTGGCACAATGTTTTCATTTGACTCGCCAGTGTGTAACATTTATTGTGGACTGCGTAAAAGCGCGCATGAAAAAGGACGTGTTTAGACCCTGTAAAGACGCCACTTCCATTGAATCACAGACACTCGCGGCTCTCTATTTCTACGCGCATGGGTTTCTACCAAGGAAAATCACAGACGCGTTGGGACTGGAGCACGAAAGAGCAAGCGACGCCGTCAGCATCGTGTCTAAGGTCTTGGAGGATATGTGCCCAGACTTCATTACTTTCCCTGGCACTTATGATGATCGCATGGGTGTTGCACAGGGGTTTAAATACATAAGTGGCATTCCAAATGTAGTGGGAGTTTTAAACTGGTTACATGTCCATGTGACCCCTTCTCCAGCTGAAGAGAGTGTTTTCCTTAACACGAGGGGTTATTACTCAGTAATGGTGCAGATCATAAGTGATGTAGATGGAAATCTACTGAGTGTGGAACAGTGTTGTCCTGGGGGGACTCAGGAACAGGCTGTTTGGGAAAGCTCAAATATTTGTCAAGAGTTTACCAGACTTCAGCATGGACATACCTGGGTCCTGG GTGGTAAAGGTCTGTCCAAAGCTAAATTTGTGCTGAGCCCTGTGAAAGGCTCCCGGATTAAGGCTGATGCAGCCAGACGCTTCAACTCTTCTCATTCACAGGTTTGGAAATCCTCTCAGCATGTCTTAGGCTGTTTGAAAACCCGTTTCCGGTGTTTGCATAATCTTGGAGCTGTACTGGTTGATAACCTCAAGCCTGTAGCTCGCATTGTCAATGCTTGCTGTGTTCTCCACAACATCTCTAAAAAGTTTTCAGTACCGTTACCCAACAAGCTGGAGCATTTACACCCATATCCAGAGACGAGgcaagaagaagaggagaactTTGTTGACCCAGAAGAGGCAATAGAAGACATGATAGAGATGTGTTTTGGGAATTCTAGGAATAAAGAGGAGCAAGAAAGGAAAAACACTGAGGATATTGAGAAGAGGCACAAACAAAATGGTCACAATTCACACAAGAACATTTCTTAA
- the zgc:101569 gene encoding 2,3-dehydroadipyl-CoA hydratase isoform X1 has protein sequence MLFKFPRPSLLISFYRHTDCFLTGKSGLHDRCFLGARKRFCSSGCTSHERHTSGQTVVIERQGPVLTVGINRPEVRNAVNQETSQRLFEEFSAFEQDDTFSVAVLHGIGGHFCAGYDLKELSQHSSSLRLEQNVTEGPAPMGPSRLRLSKPLIAAVSGYAVAGGLELALLADLRIVETSAIFGVFCRRFGVPLIDGGTVRLPQLIGLSRALDLILTGRPVGSQEALAFGLANRVVPDGQALQVAVELAEQISSFPQLCLRADRNSAYHASFDSSSFTHAMQYETDYGLPVLTAEAVPGATSFSSGTGRGGKFS, from the exons ATGCTCTTTAAGTTTCCTCGGCCATCCTTACTTATTA GTTTTTATCGGCATACAGATTGTTTTCTGACCGGAAAATCTGGGCTACATGACCGGTGTTTTCTTGGCGCAAGAAAGCGGTTCTGCAGCTCTGGGTGCACGTCCCATGAGCGCCATACATCAG GTCAGACAGTGGTTATTGAAAGGCAAGGGCCAGTGCTTACTGTGGGCATTAACAGGCCAGAGGTGCGTAATGCTGTGAACCAAGAGACATCCCAGCGGTTGTTTGAAGAGTTTTCAGCCTTCGAACAGGATGATACCTTCAGTGTAGCTGTGCTACATGGAATAG GAGGACATTTTTGTGCTGGTTATGATCTTAAAGAACTCTCCCAGCATTCCAGTTCCCTCAGACTGGAGCAAAATGTAACCGAAGGTCCTGCACCAATG GGACCATCTCGCCTGAGATTATCAAAGCCATTGATTGCAGCAGTGAGTGGCTATGCTGTGGCAGGGGGGTTGGAATTGGCCCTGTTAGCTGATCTCCGGATTGTGGAAACCAGTGCAATTTTCGGGGTTTTCTGCCGCAGATTTG GTGTCCCGCTCATTGATGGTGGAACGGTGCGGCTGCCACAGCTAATTGGTTTGTCTCGAGCTCTAGACCTTATTTTGACTGGAAGACCTGTAGGATCTCAAGAGGCACTAGCATTTGGACTAGCAAACAGAGTGGTACCAGATGGACAag CCTTACAGGTAGCTGTGGAGCTTGCTGAGCAGATAAGCTCCTTTCCTCAGCTCTGTCTCCGTGCTGATCGTAACTCTGCCTATCATGCATCTTTTGACTCCAGCTCATTCACCCATGCCATGCAATATGAGACAGACTATGGCCTGCCAGTACTCACAGCTGAAGCTGTCCCTGGGGCAACCAGCTTCAGCTCTGGCACTGGAAGAGGTGGAAAATTCTCTTGA
- the zgc:101569 gene encoding 2,3-dehydroadipyl-CoA hydratase isoform X2, with protein MLFKFPRPSLLINCFLTGKSGLHDRCFLGARKRFCSSGCTSHERHTSGQTVVIERQGPVLTVGINRPEVRNAVNQETSQRLFEEFSAFEQDDTFSVAVLHGIGGHFCAGYDLKELSQHSSSLRLEQNVTEGPAPMGPSRLRLSKPLIAAVSGYAVAGGLELALLADLRIVETSAIFGVFCRRFGVPLIDGGTVRLPQLIGLSRALDLILTGRPVGSQEALAFGLANRVVPDGQALQVAVELAEQISSFPQLCLRADRNSAYHASFDSSSFTHAMQYETDYGLPVLTAEAVPGATSFSSGTGRGGKFS; from the exons ATGCTCTTTAAGTTTCCTCGGCCATCCTTACTTATTA ATTGTTTTCTGACCGGAAAATCTGGGCTACATGACCGGTGTTTTCTTGGCGCAAGAAAGCGGTTCTGCAGCTCTGGGTGCACGTCCCATGAGCGCCATACATCAG GTCAGACAGTGGTTATTGAAAGGCAAGGGCCAGTGCTTACTGTGGGCATTAACAGGCCAGAGGTGCGTAATGCTGTGAACCAAGAGACATCCCAGCGGTTGTTTGAAGAGTTTTCAGCCTTCGAACAGGATGATACCTTCAGTGTAGCTGTGCTACATGGAATAG GAGGACATTTTTGTGCTGGTTATGATCTTAAAGAACTCTCCCAGCATTCCAGTTCCCTCAGACTGGAGCAAAATGTAACCGAAGGTCCTGCACCAATG GGACCATCTCGCCTGAGATTATCAAAGCCATTGATTGCAGCAGTGAGTGGCTATGCTGTGGCAGGGGGGTTGGAATTGGCCCTGTTAGCTGATCTCCGGATTGTGGAAACCAGTGCAATTTTCGGGGTTTTCTGCCGCAGATTTG GTGTCCCGCTCATTGATGGTGGAACGGTGCGGCTGCCACAGCTAATTGGTTTGTCTCGAGCTCTAGACCTTATTTTGACTGGAAGACCTGTAGGATCTCAAGAGGCACTAGCATTTGGACTAGCAAACAGAGTGGTACCAGATGGACAag CCTTACAGGTAGCTGTGGAGCTTGCTGAGCAGATAAGCTCCTTTCCTCAGCTCTGTCTCCGTGCTGATCGTAACTCTGCCTATCATGCATCTTTTGACTCCAGCTCATTCACCCATGCCATGCAATATGAGACAGACTATGGCCTGCCAGTACTCACAGCTGAAGCTGTCCCTGGGGCAACCAGCTTCAGCTCTGGCACTGGAAGAGGTGGAAAATTCTCTTGA